A single window of Methanoculleus oceani DNA harbors:
- a CDS encoding serpin family protein, whose protein sequence is MKGLIFSGIGILVLALILAGLAVCGTAPLNTTSVSGESVADDSVAVGNNRFAFDLYRRLAAEPAHAGDNLFFSPYSISSALAITCEGARGTTADEIASVLHLPENKTLRRAGFAWLDAGLNRGSANYTLRTANALWAEETYPFLPAYIDTATRWYGANVTNLDFISDPGGSRETINRWVERETEEKIRDLLPPGSIDPLTRLVITNAIYFKGTWVEQFDVNETTDEEFRVAPNATVTVPMMHGDAVYPYAETEALQVLEMPYAHGNETELAMLVLLPREDNLTAAEEALDAERLAGLREALVSQNVRVSFPKFTLETGYPLPGVLAAMGMPTAFANDAADLSGMDGTRDLFVTGVFHKAFIDVNEEGTEAAAATGVIGGRGAAPIFRADHPFVFLIVEKDSGTILFMGRVVNPESP, encoded by the coding sequence ATGAAAGGGCTGATATTCTCCGGAATAGGCATCCTGGTTCTGGCGCTCATTCTTGCAGGACTGGCTGTCTGCGGGACCGCACCTCTGAACACGACCTCGGTCTCCGGTGAATCCGTAGCCGACGATAGTGTGGCGGTCGGGAACAACCGGTTTGCGTTCGACCTCTACCGGCGCCTCGCGGCCGAGCCGGCGCATGCGGGAGACAACCTCTTCTTCTCGCCATACAGCATCTCCTCAGCCCTCGCGATCACCTGCGAGGGCGCCCGGGGCACGACCGCCGACGAGATCGCATCGGTGCTGCACCTTCCGGAGAACAAGACCCTCCGGAGAGCCGGGTTTGCCTGGCTGGATGCCGGCCTCAATCGGGGGAGCGCCAACTACACCCTCCGCACCGCAAACGCCCTCTGGGCGGAGGAGACCTACCCGTTCCTCCCGGCGTACATCGACACGGCCACCCGCTGGTACGGGGCGAACGTCACGAACCTCGACTTCATCAGTGACCCCGGGGGGTCGCGGGAGACGATCAACAGGTGGGTGGAGAGAGAGACCGAAGAGAAGATTCGCGACCTCCTGCCGCCCGGCTCGATCGACCCGCTGACCCGGCTCGTGATCACGAACGCGATCTACTTCAAAGGCACCTGGGTCGAACAGTTCGACGTGAACGAGACAACGGATGAGGAGTTCCGGGTTGCCCCGAACGCGACGGTGACTGTCCCGATGATGCACGGGGATGCCGTCTACCCGTACGCAGAGACCGAGGCCCTCCAGGTGCTCGAGATGCCGTACGCGCACGGGAACGAGACCGAACTCGCGATGCTCGTCCTTCTTCCCAGAGAAGACAACCTGACGGCCGCGGAGGAGGCACTGGACGCGGAGAGGCTTGCCGGCCTGCGGGAGGCCCTGGTCTCGCAGAATGTCAGGGTCTCTTTCCCGAAGTTCACGCTGGAGACGGGGTATCCTCTTCCGGGAGTGCTTGCGGCGATGGGGATGCCCACGGCGTTTGCCAATGATGCCGCCGACCTCTCGGGGATGGACGGCACGAGAGACCTCTTCGTCACCGGCGTTTTCCATAAGGCGTTCATCGACGTGAACGAGGAGGGCACCGAGGCCGCGGCGGCGACCGGAGTCATAGGCGGGCGGGGTGCCGCACCCATCTTCCGTGCGGACCACCCGTTCGTCTTCCTCATCGTCGAGAAGGACTCCGGCACGATCCTCTTCATGGGGAGGGTCGTCAACCCAGAAAGCCCGTGA
- a CDS encoding type II toxin-antitoxin system HicB family antitoxin — protein sequence MIIRFETVYEDGCWSAHAIGHSIFTDGRDFEELLKNIAEAVLLYFEDELEPEEEITILTQTELQVHSVAKASGC from the coding sequence ATGATCATCCGATTTGAAACGGTCTACGAAGACGGATGCTGGTCTGCTCACGCAATCGGACATAGCATCTTCACCGACGGGAGAGACTTTGAAGAACTCCTCAAAAACATCGCAGAAGCCGTACTTTTGTATTTTGAAGATGAACTCGAACCAGAAGAAGAGATCACAATCCTGACGCAAACAGAGTTACAGGTGCATTCCGTTGCCAAAGCTTCCGGTTGTTAG
- a CDS encoding AAA family ATPase → MLWSEVYRPKRCDEIIGQDEVVRYLTAFADSGSVPHMLISGPHGTGKTVAVECLARRLYGENWEANTTVFSAADLLGRGRSALETDERFSMIYRKDRSLIVNFKQIVKWYASMRPLDADFKLMVFEDAHGLTFEAQQALRRTMERYSATCRFIFVTVRPSAIIPAIASRCLPLFFAPLDSVVVRARLEEILAAEGAACPADDLDLIVHAAQGDLRRAIMYLQIAVGSGKDLDLAEVSRSETANVAASAFDALRAGNFDAARRIAESLMIEYGLSAREVVGELRQVVRREYNHPALAVALADADLKLCQNANDFVQINALLARIAREVFSEESTATL, encoded by the coding sequence ATGCTCTGGAGTGAGGTCTACCGCCCGAAGCGGTGCGATGAGATCATCGGGCAGGATGAGGTCGTCCGCTACCTTACGGCGTTTGCGGACTCCGGCAGCGTGCCTCATATGCTCATCTCCGGCCCGCACGGCACCGGGAAGACCGTTGCCGTCGAGTGCCTGGCCAGAAGGCTCTACGGTGAGAACTGGGAGGCGAACACGACCGTCTTCAGCGCCGCCGACCTCCTCGGGAGGGGGAGGAGCGCGCTCGAGACGGACGAGCGGTTCAGCATGATCTATCGCAAAGACCGGAGCCTGATCGTCAACTTCAAGCAGATCGTGAAGTGGTACGCCTCGATGCGCCCGCTCGACGCCGACTTCAAGTTGATGGTCTTTGAGGACGCGCACGGCCTGACGTTCGAGGCGCAGCAGGCCCTGCGCCGGACGATGGAGCGCTACAGCGCCACCTGCCGGTTCATCTTCGTCACGGTCCGGCCGTCGGCGATCATACCCGCCATCGCGTCGCGCTGCCTCCCGCTCTTCTTCGCCCCGCTCGATAGCGTGGTCGTCCGCGCCCGCCTCGAGGAGATCCTCGCCGCGGAGGGGGCCGCATGCCCTGCCGACGACCTCGACCTGATCGTCCACGCCGCGCAGGGCGACCTGCGGCGGGCGATCATGTACCTGCAGATCGCCGTCGGGTCGGGAAAGGACCTCGACCTCGCGGAGGTATCGCGCTCGGAGACCGCGAACGTCGCCGCGTCCGCGTTCGACGCCCTTCGGGCCGGCAACTTCGACGCCGCACGCCGGATCGCCGAGTCGCTGATGATCGAGTACGGGCTCTCGGCGCGGGAGGTCGTCGGCGAACTCCGGCAGGTGGTCCGGCGCGAGTACAACCACCCGGCCCTTGCCGTCGCGCTCGCCGACGCGGACCTCAAACTCTGCCAGAACGCAAACGATTTCGTGCAGATCAATGCACTTCTTGCCCGGATTGCCCGGGAGGTGTTCAGTGAAGAAAGTACAGCAACACTATGA
- a CDS encoding HepT-like ribonuclease domain-containing protein, which produces MRDDRERVLDIIEAIDRIERVSGRGREYFYNDEMAQVWVIHHLQIIGEAVRGISPGFRTANPGIPWSDIIGMRNILIHHYFGIDRDAVWNMVEHDLPALKRQLLSRTLE; this is translated from the coding sequence ATGAGAGACGATCGCGAGCGGGTACTGGATATCATCGAAGCCATCGACCGGATTGAAAGAGTATCAGGCCGGGGCCGTGAGTACTTCTACAACGACGAAATGGCACAGGTCTGGGTTATCCATCATCTCCAGATCATCGGGGAAGCCGTGCGGGGGATCTCTCCGGGATTCAGGACTGCAAATCCGGGTATCCCGTGGTCGGACATCATCGGGATGAGAAACATCCTCATCCACCACTACTTCGGAATCGACCGGGATGCTGTCTGGAACATGGTCGAACATGACCTGCCGGCACTGAAAAGGCAACTCCTGTCCCGGACCCTGGAGTAG
- a CDS encoding winged helix-turn-helix domain-containing protein, producing MEPADIVLTKDTFEVLASGTRLDILKALHIRRMTITELAADLGLAKSTVHHHLQRLADAGFVAAGDDGHAWVYYALTPEGLALLQPHGGARIRIILAAGLASLAGGVCALAAFLTAPVREEPVPPLAGGGGIPVPEGAPVELLVAGIALAVIGGVLITYACARWRNRRAAAQHLDPAGEEVT from the coding sequence ATGGAGCCGGCCGATATCGTCCTGACGAAGGATACGTTCGAGGTCCTCGCGTCAGGGACCCGGCTTGATATTTTAAAGGCTCTGCATATACGCAGGATGACGATCACGGAACTTGCGGCCGACCTCGGCCTGGCAAAGTCCACGGTTCACCACCACCTGCAGAGACTGGCCGACGCCGGTTTTGTCGCCGCAGGCGACGACGGGCACGCCTGGGTGTACTACGCGCTCACGCCGGAGGGGCTGGCCCTCCTGCAGCCGCACGGCGGTGCCCGGATCCGGATTATCCTGGCTGCGGGACTGGCAAGCCTCGCCGGAGGGGTCTGTGCCCTCGCGGCCTTCCTGACCGCGCCGGTCCGGGAGGAGCCGGTGCCCCCGCTTGCGGGAGGGGGAGGCATCCCGGTCCCGGAGGGGGCTCCCGTGGAACTGCTCGTTGCCGGGATCGCGCTCGCGGTAATCGGGGGCGTCCTCATAACGTATGCCTGTGCCCGGTGGCGGAACAGACGTGCGGCGGCGCAGCACCTCGATCCGGCGGGTGAAGAGGTTACGTGA
- a CDS encoding nucleotidyltransferase family protein — MNPGTDIYTLLIQKRDEILSLAHRRGAKNVRVFGSVARNEARADSDIDLLIDLDPDRSLLDVGGLAMDLSLLLDRPVDVVTEAGLRERIRSRVLREARPL; from the coding sequence ATGAACCCGGGAACCGACATCTATACCCTTCTTATCCAGAAACGGGACGAGATCCTCTCACTCGCACACCGGAGGGGAGCAAAAAACGTCCGGGTTTTTGGGTCGGTTGCACGGAACGAAGCCCGGGCTGACAGCGACATCGATCTCCTGATCGACCTGGACCCCGACCGGAGTCTTCTCGACGTGGGGGGTCTTGCGATGGATCTATCCCTCCTGCTCGATCGTCCGGTCGACGTCGTGACAGAAGCGGGACTCCGGGAACGTATCCGCTCAAGGGTCTTGCGGGAAGCGCGGCCGCTATGA
- a CDS encoding HepT-like ribonuclease domain-containing protein, whose translation MRDGIERLLDILEAIEGIERYTVRGRDAFLQDELVQVWMVYHLQIIGEAASRLPSNLRNTSPGVPWKQVIGLRNILVHAYFRVDPEEVWAVVDHDIPALRAEVVALLSLLGGTGDAG comes from the coding sequence ATGAGGGACGGGATCGAGCGGCTCCTCGACATCCTGGAAGCAATCGAGGGGATTGAGCGGTATACGGTCCGGGGCAGGGATGCTTTTTTGCAGGACGAACTGGTGCAGGTCTGGATGGTGTATCATCTCCAGATCATTGGGGAAGCAGCCTCACGTCTCCCCTCGAACCTGCGAAACACTTCTCCCGGGGTTCCCTGGAAACAGGTAATCGGTCTTCGAAATATCCTGGTTCACGCATACTTCCGCGTGGACCCTGAGGAGGTCTGGGCGGTCGTGGACCACGATATCCCCGCACTCAGGGCGGAAGTCGTGGCGCTCCTCTCTTTGCTCGGCGGCACAGGAGACGCCGGGTAG
- a CDS encoding AIR synthase-related protein, which translates to MDVEEISRRHLAAGAPDDEIVRLLARDVLSIKHRRVTPAYAEAFARAVLAEVKNSTGLAGDLFAFEPSGSTMGEFGVGSRGSGDFFAHRQLARIIGRTEAAVGVDEMDDAGAVCAGGDYIITTVDGMHSRLSDFPFLAGFHVTRATLRDVYVMGAKPVALLSDIHVADDGDVAKIFDYTAGVSAVGEAMGVPLVTGSTLRIGGDMVLGSRMTGCVGAVGVARHLTARKQIAPGDVLLMTEGAGGGTIATAAIYSGFPDVVEETINLHFLKACEALLASDVLDGIHAMTDVTNGGLRGDAYEMAETAGCRIVVVEDELRTLVQPNVLEMLDALEIDYLGVSLDALLVVAPPEVAPEIRRVVESAGVAMKEVGYVEEGAPESVLSVGGEIRDFTPRFRESAYTPVKKVVDEDKRDFEEMKIGVERAAEAALAKKLRILSRLRSS; encoded by the coding sequence ATGGATGTAGAAGAGATCAGCCGCCGGCACCTCGCTGCCGGCGCCCCTGACGACGAGATCGTGCGCCTCCTTGCCCGGGACGTGCTCTCCATAAAACACCGCCGCGTGACCCCCGCCTACGCCGAGGCATTCGCCCGGGCGGTCCTCGCCGAAGTGAAGAACTCGACCGGACTTGCCGGCGACCTCTTCGCCTTCGAGCCTTCGGGATCGACCATGGGCGAGTTCGGCGTCGGCTCAAGGGGATCCGGCGACTTCTTCGCCCACCGGCAGCTCGCCCGGATCATCGGCCGGACGGAGGCCGCGGTCGGCGTCGACGAGATGGACGATGCCGGCGCCGTCTGTGCCGGGGGCGACTACATCATCACCACCGTCGACGGGATGCACTCCCGCCTCTCCGACTTCCCCTTCCTCGCAGGGTTCCACGTCACCCGGGCGACGCTCCGGGACGTCTACGTGATGGGCGCAAAGCCCGTCGCGCTCCTCTCCGACATCCACGTCGCCGACGACGGCGACGTCGCGAAGATATTCGACTACACGGCGGGGGTCTCTGCCGTCGGCGAGGCCATGGGCGTCCCGCTCGTCACCGGCTCCACCCTCCGCATCGGCGGGGACATGGTGCTCGGCTCCCGGATGACCGGCTGCGTCGGCGCCGTCGGGGTCGCCCGGCACCTCACGGCCAGAAAACAGATCGCCCCCGGCGACGTCCTCCTCATGACCGAGGGGGCCGGCGGCGGGACGATCGCCACCGCCGCTATCTACTCCGGGTTCCCCGACGTCGTCGAGGAGACGATCAACCTCCACTTCCTCAAGGCCTGCGAGGCGCTCCTCGCGAGCGACGTCCTTGACGGCATCCACGCCATGACCGACGTCACGAACGGCGGGCTCCGGGGCGACGCCTACGAGATGGCGGAGACCGCCGGCTGCCGGATCGTCGTTGTCGAGGACGAACTCCGCACCCTCGTCCAGCCGAACGTCCTCGAGATGCTCGACGCGCTCGAGATCGACTACCTCGGCGTATCCCTCGACGCCCTCCTGGTCGTCGCGCCGCCCGAGGTCGCGCCCGAGATCCGGCGGGTCGTGGAGTCCGCCGGCGTCGCGATGAAAGAGGTCGGCTACGTCGAGGAAGGAGCGCCCGAATCCGTCCTCTCGGTAGGCGGCGAGATCCGGGACTTCACCCCCCGGTTCCGGGAGTCGGCATACACCCCGGTCAAGAAGGTCGTGGACGAAGATAAAAGGGACTTTGAGGAGATGAAGATCGGGGTCGAGCGGGCGGCGGAGGCGGCGCTTGCAAAGAAGCTCCGGATCCTCTCCCGGCTCCGGTCCTCGTGA
- a CDS encoding 4-phosphopantoate--beta-alanine ligase, whose product MIPKDHPRYHSLVARERLARCAREGVVALEGLAAHGRGEAFDYLIGEKTTGSAALAARTAAAMLLSARHAVISVNGNTAALAAEEIAALQRASGADVEVNLFHRTEDRMAQITRLLTKHGVRVLTGAPERLVPLSHDRALCLPQGIGDADVVLVPLEDGDRCAALRGMGKTVITIDLNPLSRTARTATLTIVDEVTRAIPAITAACTSLEPGEGEDLIASLDNTYLLRAAIDEMRERLAHALE is encoded by the coding sequence ATGATTCCAAAAGACCATCCACGCTATCACTCCCTCGTCGCCCGCGAGCGGCTGGCCCGGTGCGCACGCGAGGGCGTCGTCGCCCTGGAGGGGCTTGCCGCCCACGGGCGCGGGGAGGCGTTCGACTACCTGATCGGCGAGAAGACGACCGGAAGCGCCGCCCTCGCCGCCCGGACGGCCGCCGCCATGCTTCTGTCCGCCCGGCACGCGGTGATATCGGTGAACGGCAATACGGCTGCGCTTGCGGCGGAGGAGATCGCGGCGCTCCAGCGGGCGAGCGGCGCCGACGTCGAGGTGAACCTCTTCCACCGGACGGAGGATCGGATGGCGCAGATCACCCGGCTTCTTACGAAGCACGGCGTCCGGGTCCTCACGGGTGCGCCGGAACGGCTCGTCCCGCTCTCCCACGACCGCGCCCTCTGTCTCCCGCAGGGGATCGGGGACGCCGACGTGGTTCTCGTGCCGCTCGAGGACGGGGACCGCTGCGCGGCGCTCCGGGGGATGGGGAAGACCGTCATCACGATCGATCTAAACCCGCTCTCCCGGACCGCCCGCACGGCGACCCTGACGATCGTCGACGAGGTGACGCGTGCCATCCCTGCGATCACCGCGGCGTGCACGTCCCTCGAGCCCGGCGAGGGTGAAGATCTGATCGCCTCGCTTGACAATACCTATCTTCTCCGGGCGGCAATAGATGAGATGAGAGAGAGACTGGCCCATGCTCTGGAGTGA
- the thiD gene encoding bifunctional hydroxymethylpyrimidine kinase/phosphomethylpyrimidine kinase — translation MTDAEMIAACSIAGSDSGGGAGIQADIKTFTALGVWGLTVITAVTAQNTREVRGTWMLPAEAVRAQIETVADDFSIGAWKTGMLGNAENVRAVAEALPEGAALVIDPVMVSTSGHRLLAADAVADLVGLLVPRAAIVTPNIPEAEVLAGMNVATVEDMAEAGRRILDLGPRAVVVKGGHLPGGAAIDILVDRDGEMRLSGERYPYSVHGSGCCFSAALAAYLARGMPAREGFSAAREFIDTAIREAAGGPGPVRIVNPGGTILRRRRKNIS, via the coding sequence ATGACGGATGCAGAGATGATCGCCGCATGCTCCATCGCCGGTTCCGACTCGGGGGGAGGCGCGGGCATCCAGGCGGACATAAAGACGTTTACGGCGCTCGGGGTCTGGGGGCTGACGGTCATTACGGCGGTGACGGCCCAGAACACCCGCGAGGTGCGGGGGACCTGGATGCTCCCCGCCGAGGCGGTGCGGGCCCAGATAGAGACGGTCGCCGACGACTTTTCGATCGGGGCGTGGAAGACCGGGATGCTCGGCAACGCCGAAAACGTCCGGGCCGTCGCGGAGGCCCTGCCGGAGGGGGCCGCGCTCGTCATCGACCCGGTGATGGTCTCGACGTCGGGTCACCGGCTGCTCGCAGCGGACGCGGTTGCCGATCTCGTCGGCCTGCTCGTCCCCCGGGCGGCAATCGTCACCCCGAACATCCCGGAGGCGGAGGTGCTTGCCGGGATGAACGTCGCGACCGTCGAGGATATGGCCGAAGCCGGCCGGCGGATCCTCGATCTCGGCCCCCGTGCCGTGGTGGTGAAGGGCGGGCACCTCCCCGGCGGCGCGGCGATCGACATCCTGGTCGACCGGGACGGGGAGATGCGCCTCTCCGGCGAGCGCTATCCCTATTCTGTGCACGGATCGGGGTGCTGCTTCTCCGCGGCGCTCGCGGCATACCTTGCCCGGGGAATGCCTGCGCGGGAGGGGTTTTCCGCGGCCCGGGAGTTCATCGATACGGCCATCCGGGAGGCGGCGGGAGGTCCCGGGCCCGTGAGGATCGTCAACCCCGGGGGAACGATCCTTCGGCGACGCCGAAAGAATATTTCGTGA
- a CDS encoding Lrp/AsnC family transcriptional regulator yields the protein MDEIDDAILRELQRDGRMSMAELGSMLGIAPSTVFKRIEKLKGAGILERFTIVINQKCFEHTLVAFLNVRVHPDGKPDIEEFMRDLPCILELYEVLEPGDFFVKVRVQNISELKRSVLVPLSGLPGVRDIQTIISVRKVKEQT from the coding sequence ATGGATGAGATCGATGATGCGATCCTTCGGGAGCTGCAGAGGGACGGGCGGATGTCTATGGCAGAGCTCGGCTCAATGCTGGGCATCGCACCGTCGACGGTCTTCAAACGGATCGAGAAACTGAAGGGCGCCGGTATCCTCGAACGGTTCACGATCGTCATCAACCAGAAATGTTTCGAGCATACTCTGGTGGCTTTTCTGAACGTCAGGGTCCACCCGGACGGAAAGCCGGATATCGAGGAGTTCATGCGGGACCTCCCGTGCATCCTCGAACTCTACGAGGTGCTCGAGCCCGGGGACTTCTTCGTGAAGGTCCGCGTGCAGAACATATCCGAGTTGAAGCGGAGCGTGCTCGTCCCGCTCTCCGGTCTTCCGGGAGTGAGGGATATCCAGACGATCATCTCGGTGAGGAAGGTCAAGGAACAAACATGA
- a CDS encoding type II toxin-antitoxin system HicA family toxin: MPKLPVVSSSDIVRVLEKLGYSFVHQRGSHIKMVKETDNKRHMIIIPLRKEQTRPTLNNILNDIANHNDITKEDLVALFR; this comes from the coding sequence TTGCCAAAGCTTCCGGTTGTTAGTAGTTCGGATATCGTCAGGGTTCTTGAGAAACTCGGTTATTCTTTTGTTCATCAACGCGGAAGCCACATCAAAATGGTCAAAGAGACCGACAACAAAAGACACATGATCATCATTCCCCTTCGAAAAGAACAGACGCGACCAACGTTGAACAATATTCTGAACGATATAGCAAACCATAATGATATCACAAAGGAAGACCTTGTTGCTCTATTCCGCTAA
- a CDS encoding type IV pilin has protein sequence MMKFRENEEAVSPVIGVILMVAITVILAAVIAAFVFGMTGNVQTTKTVSMQAKLDGGAIVITVNGGSDLPTLQEITVTHAGVKPADADFTLPDDDHLDVDNTNDGVINGTFSVGDVISFEPADGTSGRLLIVGKWSDGAEQIILDRTF, from the coding sequence ATGATGAAATTCAGAGAGAATGAAGAAGCGGTATCGCCGGTCATCGGCGTTATTCTGATGGTCGCCATCACGGTGATCCTCGCTGCGGTGATTGCAGCGTTCGTGTTCGGAATGACCGGGAACGTGCAGACGACGAAGACGGTTTCGATGCAGGCTAAACTGGACGGCGGCGCCATCGTCATAACCGTCAACGGAGGCTCGGACCTGCCCACGCTCCAAGAGATCACTGTCACGCATGCCGGCGTCAAACCAGCAGATGCTGATTTCACGCTTCCTGATGATGATCACCTGGACGTGGACAATACCAATGATGGAGTGATTAACGGAACCTTCTCTGTAGGGGACGTGATCAGCTTTGAACCCGCTGATGGCACATCCGGCCGGCTCCTGATTGTCGGCAAATGGTCTGACGGTGCCGAGCAGATCATCCTTGACAGGACCTTCTAA
- a CDS encoding nucleotidyltransferase family protein, with translation MPVTQDLIREKRSRILAIARRHGARNLRVFGSVARDEAGPESDLDLLVELEQGRSLLDHIALIQDLEETLGCRVDVVTETALKERYKKRILKEAVPL, from the coding sequence ATGCCCGTCACACAGGATCTGATCCGGGAGAAGCGGTCCAGGATTCTCGCAATAGCCAGGCGGCACGGTGCCAGGAATCTGCGGGTCTTCGGGTCGGTCGCCCGGGACGAGGCGGGCCCGGAGAGCGATCTCGACCTTCTGGTGGAACTGGAGCAGGGCAGGAGCCTCCTCGACCATATTGCGCTCATCCAGGACCTGGAGGAGACCCTTGGGTGCCGGGTGGACGTGGTGACGGAAACGGCGCTCAAGGAGCGGTACAAAAAGCGGATCCTCAAAGAGGCAGTACCGTTATGA
- a CDS encoding class I SAM-dependent methyltransferase, with translation MKKVQQHYDEVADIYDDRYDGSRGKYYHGHISEHVMSLLPKGGFLLDLGCGTGLFVQRYVEEGGLAVGLDISPGMVRHGRQRCPESGFCVGTADVLPFKDATFDALASLLAFSYVPDAEGMLRECYRVLKPGGRIAVCTLSRTVFTSIVPIAYQVGEKVGLKKVGVGHFDEHYYTNSEIAGLFREAGFTDVSVGRCSFAHLNLADPVFNLARKVEPIIEERLPYLAYNVCAAGKKPEE, from the coding sequence GTGAAGAAAGTACAGCAACACTATGACGAGGTCGCGGATATCTACGACGACCGCTACGACGGAAGCCGCGGGAAGTATTACCACGGGCACATCTCCGAGCACGTGATGAGCCTGCTCCCGAAGGGTGGGTTCCTCCTCGACCTCGGGTGCGGGACGGGGCTCTTCGTACAGCGCTACGTCGAGGAGGGCGGCCTGGCGGTGGGCCTCGATATCAGCCCCGGGATGGTCAGGCACGGGCGGCAGCGCTGTCCGGAGAGCGGGTTCTGCGTCGGGACGGCCGACGTCCTCCCCTTTAAGGACGCCACCTTCGACGCACTCGCGAGCCTGCTCGCCTTCAGCTACGTCCCCGACGCAGAGGGGATGCTCCGGGAGTGCTACCGTGTCCTGAAACCCGGCGGCCGGATCGCCGTCTGCACCCTCTCGCGGACGGTCTTCACGAGCATCGTCCCTATCGCCTACCAGGTGGGGGAGAAGGTGGGCCTGAAGAAAGTGGGTGTCGGGCACTTCGACGAGCACTACTACACCAACAGCGAGATCGCGGGGCTCTTCCGCGAGGCCGGGTTTACGGACGTCTCGGTCGGCCGGTGCTCGTTTGCGCACTTAAATCTCGCCGACCCGGTCTTCAACCTCGCAAGGAAGGTGGAGCCCATCATTGAGGAGAGACTGCCGTACCTGGCGTATAACGTCTGCGCGGCGGGGAAGAAACCGGAGGAATAG
- a CDS encoding zinc ribbon domain-containing protein: METSGIRACQSCGMPMSAEEHFGTEADGAPSKDYCANCYRNGAFTEPGITIDGMAEKCAAVLSQLFGIPAANAGEFAREQLVCLKRWAGREIPLCGSCGMPLARDEDAGTEADGSLSTDYCTYCYRDGGFTEPDLTRELAVGKYAPMMASHLGIPAEKATEMVRQYLSTLPRWREQGPG, encoded by the coding sequence ATGGAGACGAGCGGAATACGGGCGTGCCAGAGCTGCGGGATGCCGATGAGCGCAGAGGAGCATTTCGGGACGGAAGCGGACGGCGCACCCTCGAAGGACTACTGCGCGAACTGTTACCGGAACGGCGCTTTCACCGAACCGGGGATCACCATCGACGGGATGGCGGAGAAGTGCGCCGCGGTCCTGTCGCAGCTCTTCGGCATCCCCGCCGCAAATGCGGGAGAGTTCGCCCGGGAACAGCTGGTATGCCTGAAGAGGTGGGCCGGGAGGGAGATTCCCCTCTGCGGGAGCTGCGGGATGCCCCTTGCACGCGACGAGGACGCCGGGACGGAGGCGGACGGCTCGCTCTCGACGGATTACTGCACCTACTGCTACCGGGACGGGGGGTTCACCGAACCCGATCTCACGAGGGAGCTGGCGGTCGGGAAGTACGCCCCGATGATGGCCTCGCACCTCGGGATACCGGCCGAGAAGGCAACGGAGATGGTGCGGCAGTACCTCTCGACGCTGCCGAGGTGGCGGGAGCAGGGCCCGGGGTAA